The Eubacterium maltosivorans genome includes the window AAACCACCTGCCAGAAGCCTGCCACAATAAGCGGCAGAAAGACAAAGGCCAGAAGCTCCCCCACCGACGACCGCTGATAAAGGTCAGTGGTGTGAAAGGAACACAGGAGGTAAAGCACAGTAGAAGCCGAGGCCGCAAAATCAGACCGCCATACCGATTTGACCGAAAGGTACATGGTGCAGGCCATAGCGCCTGTGAGCAAAATCAGAAAAGTCTTGTAGGCCGTGATGGCCGGCATGCCCAAAAGCGACAGTACTGCCGGAATATACAAAAAGAAATCCGGATAAAAAAGCCCGTTGCCATAGCCGTAGCCATTAAAGTAATCGGCATAGACTCCTGGTAAGAAAATGCCATTTTTAAGACCTTCTGCGATCGAGACGACCCTTGAAAGATGGAAGCTTGCATCATTTCCAAAGGGGATGCCTTCCTTAAGAAGCAAGGGCAGCACCACTGCCAAAGCTGCCAGAAAAGGGATACTCCACCAAAGAATTTGTTTATTTTTTATAAAGAATTTTTTAGATTCCATTCTTTTCTCTCATTCTTTCCTCTCATTATTATACCAATCTGACTGCGATTTGTAAAACCAATGATTTTGTAAAGCTTCGGTTAAATTCCGTTAACTCTTTGTTAAGTCTATTGAATTGTGGGATTTTTAGATTTAAAATACGCCTAGGCTTTTGAAAGAACGCTTTTATCCAATAAGCCATTTGTTTTAACCAAAATGTTAAGGAGTATAACACTATGTTAAGTTTAAGAAATGTAAAGAAGGCCTATGACGGCACAGAAATCCTGAAAGGCATTACACTCGATATCGGAAAGGGCGAAATTGTTTCCATTCTCGGCCCATCCGGCGGCGGTAAAACCACCCTCCTCAACCTGATTCTCGGCATCACCGACATTGATGAGGGACAGCTTTTGTACGATGGTGAGGATATCACCCATGTACCCATGGAACAGCGTGACTTCAACATTGTTTTTCAGGACTATGCCCTGTTCCCCAACCTGAATGCCTACAATAATATCGTATACGGACTCAAAAACAAGCCGGGTATTTCAACTCAGGAGGAGGTTGACGAGCTCATCGACCTTCTGGATCTCAGACCGCATCTGGACAAACCCATTGACCAGCTCTCCGGCGGGCAAAAACAGCGTGTGGCCCTGGCCCGTACCCTGGTCATGAAGCCAAAGGTGTTATTACTGGACGAACCGCTGAGCGCGCTGGACGGGGTTATCAAAGAATCCATCAAGGAGCGGATCAAAACAGTTGCCAAGGAATTTGATCTGACGACCATCATTGTAACACATGACCCTGAAGAAGCCCTTACTTTATCGGACCGGGTGCTCATTTTAAACGGCGGCAAAATTTCACAATACGCCGAGCCGCAGGAAATCATCACGAAGCCCGGCAACAGCTTTGTTCAGGAGTTTATTCTCAACCAGCTCATGATCAAGCGCAACAATATCTTCTCACTGTTCGGAGAATGCTATGCCCAGTAATTCCGCCACCGATAAAACGCGGCCGAGGCTGCGGAGCCGGGTTGTTACGGGTACCCCGCTGGAGCTGAAGGTTGTTTTCTGGATCATCATCGCCATCTTCGCGGTGTTCCTTGCCGCTCCACTGGCACTGCTGCTCATCAAGTCCTTCAATGTGGACGGCAGCTTCAGCCTGGCAAGCTATGCCGCTGTGCTGAGCAGCGCAGGCTTTCTGAACGCCCTGCTTAACAGCTTCATCATCGCCGGGACCAGCGCGCTCGTCACCACAGTTATCGCGTTCATGCTGGCCTACACAGTCAACAGCACTAATGTACCCGGCTGGTACAAGAGCGCCGTTTCCAGTGTCGCAGTGCTGCCCATGCTCCTGCCCACCATTACCTATGGCTTCGCCATCATCTATTCCTTTGGCCGCCAGGGCCTGATCACCCGGCTGCTGGGCTTTCAGCCCTTTGAGATTTATGGGTTTAACGGACTGCTGCTGGGTTATGTAATCTACACGGTTCCCATTGCCTTTATGCTCATTAACAATACCTTTAAGTACATTGACAAGAAGTTCTCTGTGGTATCCCGTGTGCTTGGTGACAACAGCTTTAAAACCTTTCTCACCACAACCTTTAAGCCACTGATCGCCACCCTGGGGGCTTCTTTTATTCAGGCCTTTTTCCTGAGCTTCACCGACTTTGGGATTCCGGCATCGGTTGGCGGTGAGTACAAGGTGGTTGCCACCACGCTGTACAATCAGATGCTGGGTTCTATCCCCAATTTCAGCAAGGGGGCTGTTGTTGCCATGATGATGCTGATCCCATCGGTTTTCAGCATTTTGATCCTGCGCTACCTGGAAAAATATAATTTCCACTATAACAAGATCTCCCAGATCGAGCTCACAAAAAACAAAGGACGCGATGGCCTTTTCACGGTTCTGTCCGCTTTGGTAATGATCGGTATTCTGTCCATTTTCGCGGTTATCTTTATTGTTCCCTTTGTGCAGAGCTGGCCCTATGAGCTTGGTTTTTCGCTTGACAACATCAAGGAAACCCTGTTTGGCGGCCAGCTGACCAGTGTCTACCTCAATTCCATTCTGGTAGCGGCGCTCACAGCGGTTTTAGGGACGGCCATTGCCTACCTCAGCGCACTGGTCACTGCCCGCAGTAAAATGGGCAAGCCCTCTAAAGCCGCCATCGACGGCCTGGTCCAGACCACCAACACCGTACCGGGCATGGTGCTTGGCATCGCCTTTCTCCTGGCTTTTTCCGGCACCAGCCTCCAGTGTACCTTTATTATACTGATCATCTGTAACATTATCCATTATTTCTCAACCCCTTACCTGATGATCAAAAACTCGCTGTCAAAGATGAACGCCTCCTGGGAAACCACCGGCATGCTCATGGGTGACAGCTGGACAAAAACCATTTTCAGAGTTGTAATCCCCAACTCCTGGTCCACTGTTTTTGAAATGTTCAGCTATTATTTTATCAACGCCATGGTAACCATCTCCGCTGTCATTTTTATCGTTGGCGCGCGCACCATGGTCGTTACCACCAAAATCAAACAGCTTCAGCACTTCGGCGATTTTGAACAGATTTTTGTCTTATCCCTGCTTATTCTTGCCACCAACCTGGCTGTCAAGCTGATCCTGAAAGCCTTGTCGAAAAAAACAGAAAGGAAGGCCGCCTGATGAATAAACTTATAAAAGCCCTGGCTGCCGGACTGCTCATTGCCGCCACAGCCCTCACCGCTGTGGGGTGCAGTACAGGAAACGCGGATAACAAAGTCGTTATCTACTCCAATGCGGATGACGAAGCCCTGACCGCCATGGAAAACGCTCTGACTGCCGGCGGCTACGAAGGCCAGTATATCATCCAAAGCTTTGCCACCTCCGAGCTAGGCGGCCGGATGATGGCCGAAGGCTCTAAAATCGAAGCCGACCTGGTGACCATGAGCACATACTATCTGGACACTGCCCAAAAGGAATCCGAAATGTTCTCTGACCTGAGCTTTGACCATACCACCCTGAGCGGTGACTGCCCATCCTATTCTTCCCCCATCACAGCCCAGGAAGGCGCTGTCATGGTCAACACTGAGGTGATGCGGGAACAGGGCCTGTCTGCACCGGCCTCCATCAAGGATCTGGCTGATCCAAAGTACGCGGGCCAGGTATCCATACCGGATATTGAAGGTTCCTCCACTGGCTGGATTCTGGTACAGGCTGTCATCGACGCTTACGGCGAGACGGAAGGCGCTGAGATCATGACAGGGATCATCCGAAATGCCGGGCCGCACATGGAAAGCTCCGGCTCCGGCCCCTTTAAAAAGGTAAAAGCCGGCGAGGTCGCACTGGCCTTCGGCCTTCGGCATCAGGCCGTCGCGGCCAAAAAAGAAGGTCTTCCCATCGACTACATCGACCCGTCTGAGGGCAGTTATGCTCTCACGGAATCCATCGCCGTCATTAATAAAGGGGATAAAACCAATGCCAAAGCCATGGAAATGGCTGAATGTATTGTAAAAAGCGCCCGAACCGAGCTGCTCAAGACCTATCCGCTGCCCCTGTATCCCGGCGAAACCGCCGACCCTGCCCTGTGCACCAAAAACCCCAAAACATTCCCAGAGCCCCTGACCGTGGATCTTTTACAAAAACACCAGGAGTTTTCAGAGAAATGCAAGCTTAACAAATAATGGAAAATGCAGAATTGAGAATGACGGTGAGTCCAAAGTTAGAATAATTTGGGGGAACGAACCCAATGCAAAGCTGAGAATTAAAAGAACAAATTCGCTCTGCGAATTTGACAGCGCGTCATAAAAGTGGCAAAGCCCGAGATTGTGCCTTTTATCCAGATAAGAAAAAAGGTCCAGGCGTTTTGGTAAACGGCCAGGAATCGTGCCCCTTTACCAAAACAGCCGGCCACTGGCGAGATCAAACATCCACTTTAATGAAGAAGCTATCCGTCTGAAAATGGTGCCCGCAGGACGCTTTTTTCTTTCTTAGGTAAAAGGCTTCGTCTCTCAGGTTTTTTGACAATCCGACAAACTCACTCTGCGAATTTAATTATAAATCAATTTTGCACAGCAAAATTGGCCCTTCATTTTCCATTTTCAACTTTTCATTTTGCTAAAGTCGCAATAAACCACAAACGATAAAGGAGAATAAAACTTAATGAAAAACTATAAACTCTTAACCCCCGGCCCACTGACAACCAGCGATGCGGTAAAGGCAGAAATGCTCTTTGACCACTGTACCTGGGATAATGAATATAAAGCCATCACCCAGAAAATCCGCGCTCAGCTGCTAAAGCTGGCCCATGTCAGCGAGGCTGCATATACCGCCATCCTCATGCAGGGCAGCGGCACCTTTGGCGTGGAAGCCGTACTTTCGAGCGTGATCGGCGATAAGGACAAGGTGCTGTTCATCACAAACGGCGCCTACGGCGAACGCATGCTGGACATCGCGGACTATCACCGTCTGAACTATCTTGCCTGCAGCGAGGAATACAACCTAATCCCTGACGCCGCCAAAGTGCGCGCGATTTTAACCGAAAACCCAGACATCACCCATGTGGCCATGGTGCACTGCGAAACCACCACTGGCATTCTCAACGACATCCATGCCATCGGCGAACTCTGCGCAGAATTTGGCAAAACCTATATTGTCGATGCCATGAGCAGCTTTGGCGGCATTGATATCCCGTTAGAGGATGACCATATCGACTTTATGATCAGCAGCGCCAACAAATGTATCCAGGGCGTACCGGGCTTTTCCTTTATCCTGGCCCGCACAGCCGCCCTCGAGGCCTCAAAGGGCAATGCGCGAAGCCTGTCGCTGGATATTTACGACCAGTGGAAGACCATGAACAAGGATGGAAAATGGCGATTTACTTCCCCGACACATACGGTTCTGGCTTTCTCCAAAGCCTTGGATGAGTTAGAGGAACGCGGCGGAGTCGAAGCCCGTTATCAGCGCTACGCCTCCAACAATAAGCTTTTGATTGAAAAAATGGCAGTGCTCGGCATCAACGCTTATATTGATGAAGCCTACCGCTCCCCCATTATCACTACCTTCCTCTATCCCGAGCAGGGCTTTGACTTTACCGATATGTACAACTTTGTCAAAGAACGCGGCTATGCCATCTACCCTGGAAAGCTGACCAAGGTGGACACCTTCCGCATGAGCAACATCGGAGAAATTTATAAAGAAGATGTTGAAAATCTCTACAATATCTTTTATGATTATTTAAAACAGAACGCTTAGGAGGCCATATTGATGAAAAAGATTGAAGCGGTTATTTTTGACTGGGCCGGCACAACGGTGGATTACGGATGCTTTGCTCCGGTGCAGGCATTTATGGAGGTTTTTAAAAGCTTCGGCATTGAGCCCACCATGGCGGAGACAAGAAAACCCATGGGGATGCTCAAGCGGGACCATATCCACACCATGATGGATATGCCGCGTATCAACCGTCTCTGGCAGGAAAAATACGGGCGCGGCTACACCGAAGAGGATATTGACGCCCTGTACGCCCAGTTCGAGGAAAAGCTCATGAGCATTCTGGATCAGTTTGCAGACCCCAAGCCCCATGTGCTGGATACCGTTGCGGCCCTGCGTGACATGGGCCTGAAAATCGGCTCAACCACTGGCTACACCGATGAAATGATGGCCATAGTCACCCGTGTCGCCGCCGATAAGGGTTATGCGCCGGACTGCTGGTACAGCCCAAACGCTGTGAAAAACTATGGCCGCCCCTACCCCTTTATGCTCTTCAAAAACCTGGAGACTCTGGGCGTTCATTCTGTCCATAATGCTGTAAAAATCGGCGACACGGTCTCCGATATTCTGGAAGGAAAAAACGCCGGCGTTGTCTCCATCGGCGTTGTGCGCGGAAGCTCTGAGATGGGGCTGACCGAGGAAGAATTCAACCATCTCTGTGATGATGACAAAGCCGCTGCCATCAACCAGGTGACCAAAACCTTCAGAGATGCCGGCGCAGACTATGTTATCCAGGATCTGAGCGAGCTGATCCCTCTGATTAAAATGCTCGATGAACAATAAACAAAGACTGGCTTTGCCCAGAACAAAAGCAGGTACGTCGAAACGACGTACCTGCTTTTTCTTTTTTTAAATTACTTCTCTGTTCTAGACCAGCTCAAGACGTTTCATCATCTCTGGCAGCACGCCTTCAAAATCCACACCTTCGCGACGATTAGTCTCACGGGCAACCGTTCTGAGGATGCAGTCTGTGGTCAGATCGACAGCAAACTGTGTGGAATCCAGCAGCGATTTACCGTTCAGCAGGGCTGCCAGACAGAAGCTTCCGAAAATATCACCCGTCCCGTGGAACTGTCCGGGCACTTTTTCGGAGAAGGCGTACTCTACCTTATCCTCGGCGCGGTCATAGCAGGCGGCGCCCAGCTTTTCATTGTCAAAGTACACGCCGGTCAGCACGACCTTTTCCGGGCCCATGTCGGACAGGCCGCGCACAAGCTTTTCAATATAATCCCTGGTATATGGACCGTGCTGATAAGGCTGCTTCAAAAGAAAACATGCCTCGGTGATGTTGGGCAGCAGCAAGTCTGCCTTTTCGCAGAGCTCGCGCATTTTATCCACCATATGGTCGTCAAAAACGCTGTAAAGCTCACCCTCATCAGCCATAACCGGGTCCACATAGACCAGTGTGTTGTCTGAATTAAAGGTATCCATAAAATTGGACACAATGTCCACCTGCTCCGGTGAGCCTAAAAAGCCGCTGTAGATTGATGAAAAGTGCAGGTCCAGCGATTTCCAGTGCTCGGTAATGGCCGGGAGGTCTTCGGTGAGGTCGCGGTAGGTAAAGCCCTCAAAGCCGCCGGTATGGGTTGAAAGAACCGCAGTAGGCATACAGACCACCTCAATGCCTGCCGCGGATAAAATGGGCAGCACGACGGTCATGGAGCACTTTCCAAAGCCGGATATATCATGAATCGCGGCCACCCGCTGTAAGGGGCCTTTTGGAATATCGTTTGTATTTTGCATGTTAAATATCTCCTTTTACAATCAATGATGCTTGGATTCCCTGAAAAAGGGGCTGTTAATTATTGTACCACAATTCTGCCTGTTTAACGCACATAAATCGAATAAAATTCCCTTTTTGGGTAAAAACTATGGTAGCGATGATGATGAAAGGAAGTCTGTAATGAGTGAAAAAATAAAACGCCTGAACTTTAAGCATCTGCGGCAAGCGGCCTGGAAGGGAACTAAGAAATCCATTCCAGCCACCACCCTCTGTCTGCTGCTCTTTTTTATGAACATGGCTTTATTTGGCTATAAAAATGCTGTCATCGCAGTTCCGCTCACCATTATTTTCAACCGACTCAAGGACTTTTCGCCAGAACGCTGGCACCCCTACAGCGTCATGCTCATCAACCTTGTGCTGGCAACCACCGCCCACCTGGCCGATATGAACGTCTGGCTCTGCGTTACCCTGGACTTTGCCGCGACCTATCTCATGGTCTTTCTTCTCACCGACTCCGACACCTCAAAGGCTTACTACAGCTATGGCTTTGGCCTTGTGCTGTACCAGAGCTTCTCCACCACTGTGCCGGAGCTCAGGCTGCGCCTGATGGCCATTGTTGTCTCCAGTGCCATCGCAACCCTTGGCCTTGTGGTCATGTATTTTCTGAAGCGCAGGCAGACGGGCTTTAAGCTGGATCCGCACATTTTTAATCCCTTTGTCCGCCTCGGCGGCAAGACCCGCGATTTTTTAAAGGGGACTGCCCGTGCCCTTAAAAATCTGGCTGCCATGCTGCGCTTTCGTCTGTTTTACAGCTCCAGTGACAGCCTGCAGGCCGGCACCTTTGATTTCCGTCTCACCCGCTTTGCCATCCGCATCTCTCTGCTGGTGACCTTCAGCTTTTTCCTGGAGCAGGTGTTTAACATTCCGAAAGGCTACTGGCTTCCCCTCAATGTTTTTATCATGACCCTCAATTTTTATGAGGACAGCATGGTCAAAATCAAACAGCGTGTGGGCGGCAATATTGCCGGGGTTTTTATCTCAGCCATTCTGCTCCACTATATCACCGGCTTTACCGGACACATGATCATTCTCTCCATTGGCACCTTCCTCGGCTACGCGGTGGATAACTATCTTTTCCGCGCCACCTATATGACCTGCTACGCCATTGCGCTCAGCACCCTGTTCATGAAGCAGTCCGAGGTTTTTGAGCTTCGTCTGGCCTATGTGCTTCTGGCCGCTGTCATTGCCGTCATCGGAAGCCGGTTTATTTTCGCCAATAAAAAAACGGATTTTCAAACCTGAGAGGATATGTTAACGAGAAAAACAACCGAAAATCCGGTTGCTTTCTGTTTATTCCTGCTTTTCTTCCATAACTCTACAGCGATCCTCAAAGCTGACCTCCCGATGGATCTGGTGGAGCATCCAGACATATCCGAAGGGATCGGCAAACATGGCGTTGGCGGAGCCCATTTCAGGCATCTCAGTAACTTGCTGGATCGCGGTGCAGCCTGCCGTCATGGCCTTATCATAGACCGCCAGGATGTCCGGAACAAGCACGTTATACCAGACGGACTGAGGCTGGCCAGGCTTTGGAGCGATTAGCTGATACTCAGGGTTTTCATCCAGCAGGTGGAAGCGGGTATCATAGATTGTAAAGACCGCTTCATTGGTGCCTTTCGGGTAATCGGTCACCTCTACGCGCTCAACCTCAT containing:
- a CDS encoding FUSC family protein, with amino-acid sequence MSEKIKRLNFKHLRQAAWKGTKKSIPATTLCLLLFFMNMALFGYKNAVIAVPLTIIFNRLKDFSPERWHPYSVMLINLVLATTAHLADMNVWLCVTLDFAATYLMVFLLTDSDTSKAYYSYGFGLVLYQSFSTTVPELRLRLMAIVVSSAIATLGLVVMYFLKRRQTGFKLDPHIFNPFVRLGGKTRDFLKGTARALKNLAAMLRFRLFYSSSDSLQAGTFDFRLTRFAIRISLLVTFSFFLEQVFNIPKGYWLPLNVFIMTLNFYEDSMVKIKQRVGGNIAGVFISAILLHYITGFTGHMIILSIGTFLGYAVDNYLFRATYMTCYAIALSTLFMKQSEVFELRLAYVLLAAVIAVIGSRFIFANKKTDFQT
- a CDS encoding ABC transporter permease subunit — protein: MPSNSATDKTRPRLRSRVVTGTPLELKVVFWIIIAIFAVFLAAPLALLLIKSFNVDGSFSLASYAAVLSSAGFLNALLNSFIIAGTSALVTTVIAFMLAYTVNSTNVPGWYKSAVSSVAVLPMLLPTITYGFAIIYSFGRQGLITRLLGFQPFEIYGFNGLLLGYVIYTVPIAFMLINNTFKYIDKKFSVVSRVLGDNSFKTFLTTTFKPLIATLGASFIQAFFLSFTDFGIPASVGGEYKVVATTLYNQMLGSIPNFSKGAVVAMMMLIPSVFSILILRYLEKYNFHYNKISQIELTKNKGRDGLFTVLSALVMIGILSIFAVIFIVPFVQSWPYELGFSLDNIKETLFGGQLTSVYLNSILVAALTAVLGTAIAYLSALVTARSKMGKPSKAAIDGLVQTTNTVPGMVLGIAFLLAFSGTSLQCTFIILIICNIIHYFSTPYLMIKNSLSKMNASWETTGMLMGDSWTKTIFRVVIPNSWSTVFEMFSYYFINAMVTISAVIFIVGARTMVVTTKIKQLQHFGDFEQIFVLSLLILATNLAVKLILKALSKKTERKAA
- a CDS encoding VOC family protein — encoded protein: MTGVEIDMVVTDSLKALELYEKIYEVERVEVTDYPKGTNEAVFTIYDTRFHLLDENPEYQLIAPKPGQPQSVWYNVLVPDILAVYDKAMTAGCTAIQQVTEMPEMGSANAMFADPFGYVWMLHQIHREVSFEDRCRVMEEKQE
- a CDS encoding extracellular solute-binding protein; the protein is MNKLIKALAAGLLIAATALTAVGCSTGNADNKVVIYSNADDEALTAMENALTAGGYEGQYIIQSFATSELGGRMMAEGSKIEADLVTMSTYYLDTAQKESEMFSDLSFDHTTLSGDCPSYSSPITAQEGAVMVNTEVMREQGLSAPASIKDLADPKYAGQVSIPDIEGSSTGWILVQAVIDAYGETEGAEIMTGIIRNAGPHMESSGSGPFKKVKAGEVALAFGLRHQAVAAKKEGLPIDYIDPSEGSYALTESIAVINKGDKTNAKAMEMAECIVKSARTELLKTYPLPLYPGETADPALCTKNPKTFPEPLTVDLLQKHQEFSEKCKLNK
- a CDS encoding ABC transporter ATP-binding protein, yielding MLSLRNVKKAYDGTEILKGITLDIGKGEIVSILGPSGGGKTTLLNLILGITDIDEGQLLYDGEDITHVPMEQRDFNIVFQDYALFPNLNAYNNIVYGLKNKPGISTQEEVDELIDLLDLRPHLDKPIDQLSGGQKQRVALARTLVMKPKVLLLDEPLSALDGVIKESIKERIKTVAKEFDLTTIIVTHDPEEALTLSDRVLILNGGKISQYAEPQEIITKPGNSFVQEFILNQLMIKRNNIFSLFGECYAQ
- the phnW gene encoding 2-aminoethylphosphonate--pyruvate transaminase; this translates as MKNYKLLTPGPLTTSDAVKAEMLFDHCTWDNEYKAITQKIRAQLLKLAHVSEAAYTAILMQGSGTFGVEAVLSSVIGDKDKVLFITNGAYGERMLDIADYHRLNYLACSEEYNLIPDAAKVRAILTENPDITHVAMVHCETTTGILNDIHAIGELCAEFGKTYIVDAMSSFGGIDIPLEDDHIDFMISSANKCIQGVPGFSFILARTAALEASKGNARSLSLDIYDQWKTMNKDGKWRFTSPTHTVLAFSKALDELEERGGVEARYQRYASNNKLLIEKMAVLGINAYIDEAYRSPIITTFLYPEQGFDFTDMYNFVKERGYAIYPGKLTKVDTFRMSNIGEIYKEDVENLYNIFYDYLKQNA
- a CDS encoding pyridoxamine kinase, whose protein sequence is MQNTNDIPKGPLQRVAAIHDISGFGKCSMTVVLPILSAAGIEVVCMPTAVLSTHTGGFEGFTYRDLTEDLPAITEHWKSLDLHFSSIYSGFLGSPEQVDIVSNFMDTFNSDNTLVYVDPVMADEGELYSVFDDHMVDKMRELCEKADLLLPNITEACFLLKQPYQHGPYTRDYIEKLVRGLSDMGPEKVVLTGVYFDNEKLGAACYDRAEDKVEYAFSEKVPGQFHGTGDIFGSFCLAALLNGKSLLDSTQFAVDLTTDCILRTVARETNRREGVDFEGVLPEMMKRLELV
- the phnX gene encoding phosphonoacetaldehyde hydrolase: MKKIEAVIFDWAGTTVDYGCFAPVQAFMEVFKSFGIEPTMAETRKPMGMLKRDHIHTMMDMPRINRLWQEKYGRGYTEEDIDALYAQFEEKLMSILDQFADPKPHVLDTVAALRDMGLKIGSTTGYTDEMMAIVTRVAADKGYAPDCWYSPNAVKNYGRPYPFMLFKNLETLGVHSVHNAVKIGDTVSDILEGKNAGVVSIGVVRGSSEMGLTEEEFNHLCDDDKAAAINQVTKTFRDAGADYVIQDLSELIPLIKMLDEQ